A stretch of DNA from Methanoplanus endosymbiosus:
GTAATAACCATCTCAATGGCTATTACAAAATGCACCACGCCTGCACAGTCGGCATGGGCTGTACTGAGTGAAAATGAGCTCATTTGATTTTCTGAATTTTGTCTCCACAAGATCTTCTGTGAGGGATTATTCAGATAAAGAGGTCTCAGATGATGAGATCTCAGGTATAATCAGGTGTGCTTCTGAAGCACCAAGTGCGGGCAACCGTGAGTCCTGGGACGTAATAATCATCACTGACCCAGGGATAAAAGAGGATCTTTCGGATGCGTCTTTCCAGCAGCAGCACCTCATCTCAGCGCCTGTACTGCTTGTGGTCTGTGCAAATTATGTGCGTTCCATGTCACAGTACGGTGAGAGGGGAATTCTTTATGCAATTGAGGATGCCTCTATTGCATGTACATATATGATGCTTGCCGCACATTCAATGGGTCTTCAGACCTGCTGGACAGGTGCGTTTGACGATGAGGCTGTGCCGGAGATTTTGGCTCTGCCACAGCATGCACGCCCGGTTGCCATACTGGCACTCGGAAGAGGTGTTATAACCGGTGAAAGACCGGGAAGAATGCCTTTAAATGAACATATTCATGAAGATGTCTGGTAGATATTATGGCTGATTATCTTGTAACTGTTGAATCCGGATGGGTTATCAAGGATGTCGGGTCACTCGACGATGCAATTGGTATTGCAATAAGTGAGGCAGGAAAACGCCTCAATCCTTCGGCAAAGTTTGTTGAAATTGAGATTGGACAGCTGACATGTCCTTTCTGTGAGCAGGAGCTTAATAACGCTCTTATTGTTGGAAATATTGCTCTTGTCGGCCTTATACTTGAGATGAAGGTATTTAAGGCTGAGAGTGAGGAGCATGCCGGAAGAATTGCAAAATCTGTAATCGGACGGGCACTCCGTGATATTCCGCTAAAGATTGCAGAAGTAGAGGAAATCAAGGCATGATTTCGGTCGTGGGCCACACTGCAACAGATCATATCTTTAAGGTGCCGGAATTTCCAGACAGGCACAGTTCAGTGCCTATACTGGATCATAAAATATATTATGGCGGCGGCGCTGCAAATATCGCAGCAGGAATTGCAAAACTTGGGGGAGAGTGTGAACTCTTCTCTGCCGTTGGTTTTGATTTTTCCGGCAGTGAATATGACCAGTGGATGGATGGGCTTGGCATCCGGAAAAATTTACTATGTTCGGATGACAAGCGGACTGCATCGTGCTATCTGTATAATGATGAGGGCGGCGATCAGATCACATTCTTTGAGTGGGGTGCTTCTGAGCTGTTCACAACTGCAGATTCGCCAAAGTTTGATTTTGTCCATATGGCAACCGCAGATCCGTCGTTCAATGTGAAAGTATCTGAAAATTCTGAGTTTGCATCTTTCGATCCCGGACAGGATTTAATCAATTATTCCGGTGAGCAGCTCTCCGTCATTCTTGACAATA
This window harbors:
- a CDS encoding carbohydrate kinase family protein, with product MISVVGHTATDHIFKVPEFPDRHSSVPILDHKIYYGGGAANIAAGIAKLGGECELFSAVGFDFSGSEYDQWMDGLGIRKNLLCSDDKRTASCYLYNDEGGDQITFFEWGASELFTTADSPKFDFVHMATADPSFNVKVSENSEFASFDPGQDLINYSGEQLSVILDNIDILFANQHEMKGMAEKIGISEADIIKSVPVSVVTMSGDGSVIHMKGSKTRIPSVPVTLADPTGAGDAYRAGFLTAHQIGYDPVTCCKIGTVAASFNVESVGPQTNLPDWERMKLRFEKHFGKLEAVI
- a CDS encoding DUF555 domain-containing protein encodes the protein MADYLVTVESGWVIKDVGSLDDAIGIAISEAGKRLNPSAKFVEIEIGQLTCPFCEQELNNALIVGNIALVGLILEMKVFKAESEEHAGRIAKSVIGRALRDIPLKIAEVEEIKA
- a CDS encoding nitroreductase family protein, with translation MSSFDFLNFVSTRSSVRDYSDKEVSDDEISGIIRCASEAPSAGNRESWDVIIITDPGIKEDLSDASFQQQHLISAPVLLVVCANYVRSMSQYGERGILYAIEDASIACTYMMLAAHSMGLQTCWTGAFDDEAVPEILALPQHARPVAILALGRGVITGERPGRMPLNEHIHEDVW